The following proteins are encoded in a genomic region of Herminiimonas arsenicoxydans:
- a CDS encoding putative permease of the drug/metabolite transporter (DMT) superfamily (Evidence 3 : Function proposed based on presence of conserved amino acid motif, structural feature or limited homology; Product type pt : putative transporter), translating to MQALWMLFATFVFSIMGVCVKLASETYTVAEIVMYRGFIGIIFIYALILQQGGTLKTRLAWQHLWRCVVGVTSLWLWFCAIALLPLATAMTLNYMAPIWISGILFVIAWRSGKRRFEWGLVAAIFMSFAGLTLLLRPSIHAEQLIGALLGLCSGILSALAYLQVRHLGQLGEPESRVVFYFSATGFVAGLAGCLFDAITGGTTFTLLRPHTSYGLILLLGIGVLAAMAQMAMTRAYRLGNALVTANLQYTGIVFASIWGILIWNDVLGWLSWLGIVIILASGIVATFYNIRSTAASKSMPPLDPIAAEL from the coding sequence ATGCAAGCACTCTGGATGCTCTTTGCCACCTTCGTCTTTTCAATCATGGGCGTGTGTGTCAAGCTCGCATCGGAAACCTACACCGTCGCCGAAATCGTCATGTATCGCGGCTTCATCGGTATCATCTTTATCTATGCGTTGATCCTGCAACAGGGCGGCACGCTTAAAACCAGACTGGCGTGGCAACATCTATGGCGTTGCGTAGTGGGCGTTACTTCATTGTGGCTATGGTTTTGCGCCATTGCGCTGCTGCCGCTGGCGACCGCCATGACGCTCAATTACATGGCGCCGATCTGGATCTCCGGGATACTGTTCGTAATTGCCTGGCGCAGCGGCAAACGGCGCTTCGAGTGGGGACTGGTCGCCGCCATCTTCATGAGCTTCGCCGGCCTGACCCTGCTGCTGCGCCCATCGATACATGCAGAACAATTGATAGGCGCATTGCTCGGTTTGTGCTCCGGCATCCTGTCGGCGCTGGCCTATCTGCAAGTACGTCACCTGGGTCAATTGGGCGAACCGGAATCGCGCGTCGTATTTTATTTTTCGGCCACCGGCTTTGTCGCCGGCCTGGCCGGCTGCCTGTTCGACGCCATCACTGGCGGAACAACATTCACACTGCTGCGTCCACATACCAGCTACGGCCTGATATTGCTGCTCGGCATAGGCGTGCTGGCCGCGATGGCACAGATGGCCATGACCCGTGCCTACCGGCTCGGCAATGCACTGGTTACCGCCAATCTGCAATACACAGGCATCGTGTTTGCCAGTATATGGGGCATCCTGATCTGGAACGATGTGCTGGGATGGTTAAGCTGGCTTGGCATCGTTATTATTCTGGCGAGCGGCATCGTCGCCACGTTTTACAATATCCGAAGCACGGCCGCGAGCAAAAGCATGCCGCCACTTGATCCGATTGCTGCAGAGCTTTAA
- the dxs gene encoding 1-deoxy-D-xylulose-5-phosphate synthase (1-deoxyxylulose-5-phosphate synthase) (DXP synthase) (DXPS) (Evidence 2a : Function of homologous gene experimentally demonstrated in an other organism; PubMedId : 9482846, 9371765, 10648511; Product type e : enzyme): MRHFTRPQLKQLADELRAFVLESVSATGGHLSSNLGTVELTIALHNVFNTPEDRIIWDVGHQTYPHKILTGRRDQMHSLRQRDGISGFPRRDESVYDTFGTAHSSTSISAALGMALAARTKGENRHAIAVIGDGAMTAGMAFEALNNAGIHDDINLLVILNDNDMSISPPVGALNRYLARLMSGQFYAAAKNVGKTVLPAPVRELAKRFEEHAKGMIVPATMFEEFGFNYIGPIDGHDLDSLIPTLQNLKHLKGPQFLHVVTKKGQGYKLAEADPVLYHGPGKFDPAEGIKPAAASKVTYTSVFGDWLCDMAAADDKLIGITPAMREGSGMVEFERRFPGRYYDVGIAEQHAVTFAAGMACEGLKPVVAIYSTFLQRAYDQLIHDVALQNLDVTFALDRAGLVGADGATHAGNYDIAYLRCIPNMVVMAASDENECRQMLSTGFHYNGPAAVRYPRGGGIGAKVEKNLATIPLGTGEIRREGKRIAILAFGTMVAPSLRAGEELDATVANMRFVKPLDVELLKRLAATHEAIVTVEEGCIMGGAGAAVAEALAAAGIVKPLLNLGLPDQFIDHGDAQQLLAMCGLDAAGIAATIRQRFGKGEPRLVVNN, translated from the coding sequence ATGCGGCATTTCACACGCCCACAGCTCAAGCAGTTGGCGGATGAATTGCGTGCGTTCGTGCTGGAATCCGTGTCGGCAACCGGCGGTCACCTGTCGTCCAATCTCGGCACTGTCGAATTGACGATCGCCTTGCATAATGTGTTCAACACACCGGAAGATCGCATCATCTGGGACGTCGGTCATCAAACCTACCCGCACAAGATCCTGACCGGGCGGCGCGACCAGATGCACAGCCTGCGTCAGCGCGACGGCATCTCCGGTTTTCCGCGGCGCGATGAAAGTGTCTACGACACTTTCGGTACCGCGCATTCGTCAACGTCGATTTCTGCGGCATTGGGGATGGCGCTGGCTGCCAGAACCAAGGGTGAAAACCGGCACGCGATTGCGGTCATCGGCGATGGCGCGATGACCGCAGGCATGGCGTTTGAAGCGCTGAACAACGCCGGCATCCACGATGACATCAATTTGCTGGTGATATTGAACGATAACGATATGTCGATCTCGCCGCCGGTCGGCGCCTTGAATCGCTATCTGGCGCGTTTGATGTCGGGCCAGTTTTATGCGGCCGCAAAAAACGTCGGCAAAACCGTATTGCCTGCCCCTGTACGCGAGCTGGCAAAACGCTTTGAAGAGCATGCCAAAGGCATGATCGTGCCAGCCACCATGTTTGAAGAATTCGGTTTTAACTACATCGGGCCTATCGATGGCCACGATCTGGATTCGCTGATCCCGACCCTGCAGAATCTGAAGCATCTGAAAGGCCCGCAATTCCTGCACGTGGTGACCAAAAAAGGGCAGGGCTACAAACTGGCGGAGGCCGATCCGGTGCTGTATCACGGCCCCGGTAAGTTCGATCCGGCGGAAGGTATCAAGCCCGCGGCGGCATCCAAAGTAACCTACACCAGCGTCTTCGGCGACTGGCTGTGCGATATGGCGGCGGCCGATGACAAGCTGATCGGCATCACGCCGGCAATGCGCGAGGGCTCCGGCATGGTCGAGTTCGAGCGTCGTTTCCCTGGCCGTTATTACGATGTCGGTATTGCCGAGCAGCATGCAGTGACGTTTGCCGCCGGCATGGCATGCGAAGGGCTGAAACCGGTAGTGGCGATTTATTCAACTTTCCTGCAACGTGCTTACGATCAGTTGATCCATGATGTGGCGCTGCAAAATCTGGATGTGACCTTTGCGCTGGATCGCGCCGGCCTGGTCGGCGCCGACGGCGCTACCCACGCCGGGAATTACGATATCGCCTATTTGCGTTGCATTCCCAACATGGTGGTGATGGCGGCATCGGACGAAAACGAGTGCCGTCAGATGCTCTCCACCGGTTTCCACTACAATGGGCCTGCTGCAGTGCGATATCCGCGCGGCGGCGGCATCGGCGCCAAGGTAGAAAAAAATCTGGCAACGATACCGCTCGGCACCGGCGAGATCCGGCGCGAAGGTAAACGAATTGCAATCCTGGCGTTTGGCACCATGGTCGCACCTAGTTTGCGCGCCGGTGAAGAACTGGATGCAACGGTGGCCAATATGCGTTTCGTCAAGCCGCTGGATGTCGAGTTGCTGAAACGTCTGGCCGCCACGCATGAAGCCATCGTGACGGTGGAAGAGGGTTGCATCATGGGCGGTGCGGGTGCTGCAGTGGCAGAAGCACTGGCCGCAGCCGGCATCGTCAAGCCGTTGTTGAATCTGGGTTTGCCAGATCAATTTATCGATCATGGCGACGCACAGCAGTTGCTGGCCATGTGCGGTCTGGATGCCGCCGGTATCGCGGCAACGATACGCCAGCGTTTCGGCAAGGGTGAACCGCGCCTGGTGGTCAATAACTGA
- a CDS encoding putative Cob(I)yrinic acid a,c-diamide adenosyltransferase (Evidence 3 : Function proposed based on presence of conserved amino acid motif, structural feature or limited homology; Product type pe : putative enzyme) — MGNRLSKIATRTGDNGTTGLGDGSRIDKDALRVHAMGDVDELNSHIGLLLCEDLPPALREELISIQHDLFDMGGELCIPGYTMIHDAQVTRLDALLAKYNADLPALKEFILPAGSRAASQSHVCRTVCRRAERTIVSLGKAEKMNDNPRQYMNRLSDLLFVLSRVLNRHAGDGDVLWEKDRVRDIES; from the coding sequence ATGGGTAACAGACTCTCAAAAATCGCCACCCGCACCGGCGATAACGGCACCACAGGCTTGGGCGACGGCAGCCGTATCGACAAGGATGCGCTGCGCGTGCACGCAATGGGCGACGTCGATGAATTGAATTCGCATATCGGCCTGCTGCTGTGCGAAGACTTGCCGCCGGCATTGCGCGAAGAACTGATCTCCATCCAGCACGATCTGTTCGACATGGGCGGCGAGCTATGCATCCCCGGCTACACGATGATCCACGACGCGCAGGTTACGCGCCTGGATGCACTGCTGGCGAAATACAACGCAGACTTGCCAGCGCTGAAAGAATTCATCCTGCCCGCCGGCTCGCGCGCGGCCTCGCAATCGCATGTGTGCCGCACGGTTTGCCGGCGCGCAGAGCGCACGATCGTCAGCCTCGGCAAGGCGGAGAAAATGAATGACAATCCGCGCCAGTACATGAATCGCCTGTCGGATTTGCTGTTTGTTTTATCGCGGGTGCTGAATCGGCATGCGGGTGACGGGGATGTGTTGTGGGAGAAGGATAGGGTTCGGGATATTGAATCCTGA
- the xseB gene encoding Exodeoxyribonuclease VII small subunit (Exonuclease VII small subunit) (XseB) (Evidence 2b : Function of strongly homologous gene; Product type e : enzyme), with amino-acid sequence MSKKSTSAALPSSFEEAMAELEQLVARMEAGELPLEASVAAYKRGSELVKYCAAQLEKVDSQVKVLEGDMLKPFNADRAIEADE; translated from the coding sequence ATGTCAAAAAAATCTACCTCTGCCGCCTTGCCTTCGTCGTTTGAAGAAGCGATGGCAGAACTCGAACAGTTGGTCGCACGCATGGAAGCGGGTGAACTGCCATTGGAAGCATCGGTGGCGGCCTACAAGCGCGGCTCCGAGCTGGTCAAGTATTGCGCCGCGCAACTCGAAAAAGTCGACAGTCAGGTCAAGGTACTGGAAGGCGATATGCTCAAACCATTCAACGCCGATCGTGCAATCGAGGCGGATGAATGA
- a CDS encoding hypothetical protein (Evidence 5 : No homology to any previously reported sequences) has product MQMAPALQLFIAHGGTGEKYFLLLINYQNMARTGAVVARRSAGLWGIILGSVQNCLFISFD; this is encoded by the coding sequence GTGCAAATGGCGCCTGCTCTCCAGCTTTTTATCGCTCATGGCGGCACGGGCGAGAAATATTTTCTTTTATTAATTAATTATCAAAATATGGCCCGCACTGGTGCCGTGGTGGCTCGTCGGAGCGCGGGACTCTGGGGTATAATCCTCGGTTCTGTCCAAAATTGCCTCTTTATCTCGTTTGATTAA
- the glcD gene encoding Glycolate oxidase subunit glcD (Evidence 2a : Function of homologous gene experimentally demonstrated in an other organism; PubMedId : 8606183; Product type e : enzyme) — protein MNTISAAPASTAPFTAAHQRTVVDALRAVLPEQCVLFNEEDTRPYECDGLAAYAQLPMVVVLPLNEAHVIAVLKVCRDLSVRVVPRGAGTGLSGGALPIADGIVLSTARLNKIVKVDAYARTAVVQPGVRNLAISEAVASLGLYYAPDPSSQIACTIGGNVAENSGGVHCLKYGLTVHNVMRVRVVTIEGDVIELGNAALDAPGLDLLSVFVGSEGMLGIVTEVTVKLIPKPKLARVILASFDDVVKGGNAVASVIAAGIIPAGLEMMDKTSTRMVEPFVKAGYDIDAEAILLCESDGIPEEVEEEIARMTEVLKHSGATAIAVSQDEAERLKFWSGRKNAFPAAGRISPDYYCIDGTIPRRRLAEVLQGIAQMEVKYGLRCANVFHAGDGNLHPLILFDANQEGEFHRAELFGAEILEMCVAFGGTITGEHGVGLEKINQMCVQFSRAEMDAFLSVKRAFDPLSLLNPDKAIPTLQRCAEYGKMHVKRGMLKFPDLPRF, from the coding sequence ATGAATACGATTTCGGCAGCACCCGCTTCTACAGCGCCTTTTACGGCAGCGCATCAACGCACGGTGGTGGACGCCTTGCGCGCCGTACTACCGGAGCAGTGCGTGCTCTTCAATGAAGAAGATACGCGCCCCTACGAATGCGACGGCTTGGCAGCGTACGCCCAGTTGCCGATGGTGGTAGTGTTGCCGCTGAATGAAGCGCATGTCATTGCCGTGCTTAAAGTCTGCCGCGATCTGAGCGTGCGTGTCGTACCGCGTGGCGCCGGTACCGGTTTGTCCGGCGGCGCGCTGCCAATCGCCGATGGCATCGTGCTGTCGACTGCGCGTCTGAACAAGATCGTCAAGGTCGATGCCTATGCGCGCACGGCGGTGGTGCAGCCGGGTGTACGCAATCTGGCCATCTCCGAAGCGGTCGCTTCCCTCGGACTGTATTACGCTCCTGATCCTTCTTCACAGATTGCCTGCACGATAGGCGGCAACGTTGCGGAAAACTCCGGTGGCGTGCACTGTCTCAAATATGGTTTGACCGTACACAACGTGATGCGCGTGCGCGTGGTTACGATCGAAGGCGATGTGATCGAGCTTGGCAACGCCGCTCTCGATGCGCCCGGACTGGACTTGCTGTCGGTATTTGTCGGTTCGGAAGGCATGCTCGGCATCGTTACCGAAGTCACTGTCAAGCTGATTCCGAAACCGAAACTGGCACGCGTCATCCTGGCGTCGTTCGACGACGTGGTCAAGGGCGGTAATGCGGTGGCCAGCGTGATCGCCGCCGGCATTATTCCCGCCGGGCTGGAAATGATGGACAAGACCTCCACCCGCATGGTCGAGCCGTTCGTCAAAGCCGGTTACGACATCGATGCCGAAGCGATCTTGCTGTGCGAGTCGGATGGCATTCCGGAAGAAGTCGAGGAAGAAATCGCACGCATGACGGAAGTGCTGAAACATTCGGGCGCAACGGCGATTGCCGTTTCGCAGGATGAGGCCGAGCGTCTGAAATTTTGGTCGGGACGCAAGAACGCATTTCCGGCGGCCGGCCGCATTTCTCCCGATTATTACTGCATCGATGGCACGATTCCGCGTCGTCGTCTGGCAGAAGTGCTGCAGGGCATTGCGCAAATGGAAGTCAAATACGGTTTGCGTTGCGCCAACGTGTTTCATGCCGGCGACGGCAATCTGCATCCCCTGATTTTATTCGATGCCAATCAGGAAGGCGAATTTCACCGTGCCGAATTGTTCGGCGCTGAAATTCTGGAAATGTGCGTGGCCTTCGGCGGTACGATTACCGGCGAGCATGGCGTAGGCCTGGAAAAAATCAACCAGATGTGCGTACAGTTTTCACGCGCGGAAATGGATGCATTTCTCAGCGTCAAGCGCGCCTTCGATCCGCTGTCGCTGCTGAATCCGGACAAGGCTATTCCGACGCTGCAGCGCTGTGCCGAGTACGGCAAGATGCACGTCAAGCGCGGCATGCTGAAATTTCCGGATTTACCACGCTTCTAA
- a CDS encoding putative Choline monooxygenase with Rieske [2Fe-2S] domain (Evidence 3 : Function proposed based on presence of conserved amino acid motif, structural feature or limited homology; Product type pe : putative enzyme) — MSDLANLAKLARSNAQLPVNVYFDEALLKQEIQQLFRDGPRYAGHELMVPNVGDFATLAWENEGRMLVRNPQGIELLSNVCRHRQAKMFNGRGHASNIVCPLHRWTYDLKGELIGAPHFGETPCLNLSNTPLQNWNGLLFERNGVDVAKILGNLGVTKDLDFSGYMLDHIEVHDCNYNWKTFIEVYLEDYHVEPFHPGLGSFVSCDDLKWEFGDQYSVQTVGVHNALAKHGSPVYQKWQEQILQFRKGEAPPYGAIWLTLYPNIMVEWYPHVLVVSTVWPDGPQKTRNVVEFYYPEEIVLFEREFIAAERAAYMETCEEDDEIALRMDAGRKILLDRGENEVGPYQSPMEDGMQHFHEWYRRQLDV; from the coding sequence ATGTCCGATCTGGCTAATCTCGCCAAACTCGCGCGTTCTAACGCGCAACTTCCAGTCAACGTCTATTTTGACGAAGCACTGTTGAAGCAGGAAATTCAGCAATTGTTCCGCGATGGTCCGCGTTATGCGGGGCATGAATTGATGGTGCCGAATGTCGGCGACTTTGCCACGCTCGCGTGGGAAAACGAAGGCCGCATGCTGGTACGCAATCCGCAAGGTATTGAATTGCTGTCCAACGTCTGCCGTCATCGCCAGGCGAAAATGTTCAATGGCCGCGGCCATGCGAGCAACATCGTCTGCCCGCTGCACCGCTGGACTTACGATCTCAAGGGTGAGTTGATAGGCGCGCCGCATTTCGGCGAAACGCCTTGCCTGAACCTGTCGAATACACCGCTGCAGAACTGGAATGGCTTGCTGTTCGAACGCAATGGGGTCGACGTCGCAAAAATTCTCGGCAATCTCGGCGTCACCAAAGATCTCGATTTCAGCGGCTACATGCTGGATCACATCGAAGTGCACGACTGCAACTACAACTGGAAAACCTTCATTGAGGTGTATCTGGAGGATTACCACGTCGAGCCTTTCCATCCGGGCCTCGGCAGCTTCGTCAGTTGCGACGATCTGAAATGGGAATTCGGCGATCAGTACAGCGTGCAAACCGTAGGTGTGCACAATGCGCTGGCCAAGCACGGTTCGCCGGTTTACCAAAAATGGCAGGAGCAGATTCTGCAATTCCGCAAAGGCGAAGCACCGCCATACGGAGCGATCTGGCTGACGCTGTATCCGAACATCATGGTTGAGTGGTACCCGCACGTACTGGTCGTCTCTACCGTATGGCCGGACGGCCCGCAGAAAACACGCAACGTGGTCGAGTTCTACTACCCGGAAGAAATCGTTTTGTTTGAACGCGAATTCATCGCTGCCGAACGCGCCGCCTATATGGAAACCTGCGAAGAAGATGATGAAATCGCTCTGCGCATGGATGCCGGTCGCAAGATATTGCTGGATCGCGGCGAAAACGAAGTCGGCCCGTACCAGTCACCGATGGAAGACGGCATGCAGCATTTCCATGAGTGGTATCGCCGCCAGCTGGACGTTTGA
- a CDS encoding hypothetical protein (Evidence 5 : No homology to any previously reported sequences), translating to MLPKSYSLSILRPLHYRITLISFKHSVANTGATKTESFPLDRENYSTDMQKAYNYRQSNDIYTLFKKVCLGSVHACRAVHIAHLQTLA from the coding sequence GTGCTGCCGAAATCGTATTCATTATCAATCCTGCGTCCATTGCACTATCGAATAACACTTATATCGTTTAAGCACAGTGTAGCCAATACCGGCGCCACCAAGACTGAAAGCTTTCCCCTTGACCGTGAAAATTATTCAACTGATATGCAAAAAGCGTATAACTACCGTCAAAGCAACGATATTTATACGCTTTTCAAAAAAGTGTGCCTAGGGTCTGTGCACGCCTGTCGCGCGGTTCACATTGCACATTTACAAACCCTGGCTTAA
- a CDS encoding Conserved hypothetical protein (Evidence 4 : Homologs of previously reported genes of unknown function): MSAIPDVQSTPDTRNIVIQRVGVKGVRYPITVKTSSGVQPSVGSWNMYVRLTEEQKGTHMSRFIALLEENNQPLDVAVFGALMRKMLVLLDADAGRIEVSFPYFINKTAPVSGVQSLMDYEVGLTGEMKNGELEVTLKVLVPVTSLCPCSKKISAYGAHNQRSHITVHAVLNGDLVVEELIAKIEEQASCELYGLLKRPDEKYVTERAYDNPKFVEDLVRDVAGMLNKDERVLAYTLEAENFESIHNHSAYALIERDKRLS, encoded by the coding sequence ATGAGCGCCATTCCCGATGTACAAAGCACGCCGGATACCCGGAATATCGTCATTCAACGCGTAGGCGTCAAGGGTGTGCGCTATCCGATCACGGTTAAAACATCGTCGGGCGTGCAGCCGTCGGTGGGCAGCTGGAATATGTACGTCCGTCTGACCGAAGAACAAAAAGGCACACACATGTCGCGCTTCATCGCGCTGCTGGAAGAAAACAATCAGCCGCTGGATGTGGCCGTATTTGGCGCCTTGATGCGCAAGATGCTGGTCTTGCTGGATGCCGATGCCGGTCGTATCGAAGTGTCTTTCCCGTATTTCATCAACAAGACGGCGCCGGTATCGGGCGTGCAAAGTCTGATGGATTACGAAGTTGGCCTGACTGGCGAAATGAAAAACGGCGAGCTGGAAGTGACCTTGAAGGTCCTGGTGCCGGTTACCAGCCTGTGCCCGTGCTCGAAAAAAATATCTGCCTACGGCGCGCACAATCAGCGCTCGCACATTACCGTGCATGCGGTATTGAATGGCGATCTTGTAGTGGAAGAGTTGATTGCAAAAATCGAAGAGCAGGCTTCATGCGAGCTGTACGGTTTGCTGAAGCGGCCGGATGAAAAATACGTGACGGAACGCGCGTATGACAATCCTAAATTTGTCGAAGATCTGGTGCGCGATGTGGCCGGGATGCTGAACAAGGATGAGCGGGTGCTGGCGTATACGCTGGAGGCCGAGAATTTTGAGTCGATCCATAATCATTCCGCTTATGCGTTGATCGAGAGAGACAAGCGCTTGAGCTAA
- a CDS encoding putative transcription regulator protein, LysR family (Evidence 3 : Function proposed based on presence of conserved amino acid motif, structural feature or limited homology; Product type pr : putative regulator), which yields MASRLPPVHALSAFEAAARHGSFAVAAEELCITPSAFSHRIRLLEDFVGERLFLRDGRSVSLTEFGRRYLDVVRGALSSLADFPLPHRYASTQLKVKVTVPPTFARYLFLPHLHEFMALHPEISIETYLSVPLYDMSLSETDIEVRFGAGKYPDIVTEKLFREPVFPVASPAYLEQIGKLNVPADLQKAQLLRSALEPWQPWFEMAGLDWQEPSTGLRIDDLGLLLEAVKHGYGVALTRQHFAADMIASGEIVSLFDLQLTTPQHAYYLVYDRHVRERPEVALMLDWMMERFSTQRLSL from the coding sequence ATGGCAAGTAGACTCCCCCCTGTACACGCTCTTTCCGCCTTTGAGGCCGCTGCGCGTCATGGCTCGTTCGCGGTTGCAGCGGAGGAGTTATGCATTACGCCATCGGCGTTTTCGCACCGCATTCGCCTGCTGGAGGATTTTGTCGGCGAGCGCCTGTTTTTGCGCGACGGGCGCAGCGTCAGCCTGACTGAATTCGGCCGTCGTTATCTGGATGTGGTGCGCGGTGCACTGAGTTCGCTGGCCGATTTCCCCTTGCCGCATCGATATGCGTCCACCCAGCTGAAGGTCAAGGTGACGGTGCCGCCTACTTTTGCGCGCTATCTGTTTTTGCCGCATCTGCATGAATTCATGGCCTTGCATCCGGAGATATCGATTGAAACCTATCTGTCGGTGCCGCTGTATGACATGAGCCTGTCGGAAACCGACATTGAAGTGCGTTTCGGCGCCGGCAAATATCCGGACATCGTTACCGAAAAATTATTCAGGGAACCGGTGTTTCCAGTCGCCAGCCCCGCCTATCTGGAGCAGATAGGAAAATTGAATGTGCCGGCCGATTTGCAAAAAGCGCAATTGTTGCGTTCTGCGCTGGAGCCGTGGCAGCCATGGTTTGAAATGGCAGGGCTGGATTGGCAGGAGCCGTCAACCGGCTTGCGTATCGATGATCTGGGTTTGCTGCTGGAGGCGGTAAAACACGGTTATGGGGTGGCATTGACGCGGCAGCATTTTGCCGCCGACATGATTGCCAGCGGCGAGATCGTTTCCTTGTTCGATCTGCAATTGACGACGCCGCAACATGCGTATTACCTGGTATATGACCGCCATGTGCGCGAGCGGCCTGAAGTCGCGCTGATGCTGGACTGGATGATGGAACGCTTTAGTACGCAGCGACTCAGCCTTTAA
- the ispA gene encoding Geranyltranstransferase (Farnesyl-diphosphate synthase) (FPP synthase) (Evidence 2a : Function of homologous gene experimentally demonstrated in an other organism; PubMedId : 2089044; Product type e : enzyme) — MQSFDGWMKATQGEMELALVQHLPPVALTPARLHEAMHYAVLDGGKRVRPLLVYAAGALFDADAAELARAAAAVEMIHAYSLVHDDMPCMDDDALRRGKPTVHVKYDEACALLVGDALQSQAFDVLADGGIDPVRQLAMVRLLAKASGSLGMCGGQAIDLASVGLNLSLEELEQMHRLKTGALLRVSVLLGALAGKSLSAEETQALDSYAAAIGLAFQVVDDVLDATADSATLGKTAGKDAADNKPTYVSILGLEQSRTLAEKLRNDAHRALEQFGEKARRLRELADLIVQRKA, encoded by the coding sequence ATGCAATCGTTTGACGGCTGGATGAAAGCTACGCAGGGGGAAATGGAATTGGCACTGGTGCAGCATTTGCCGCCGGTGGCACTAACGCCTGCTCGCCTGCATGAAGCCATGCATTACGCAGTACTGGATGGCGGCAAACGCGTGCGTCCCTTGCTGGTGTACGCCGCCGGTGCCTTGTTCGATGCGGATGCCGCTGAACTGGCGCGCGCTGCCGCTGCGGTTGAAATGATCCATGCGTATTCGCTGGTGCATGACGATATGCCGTGCATGGATGACGATGCCTTGCGTCGCGGCAAACCGACCGTGCATGTGAAATACGACGAAGCATGTGCCTTGCTGGTCGGCGATGCCTTGCAGTCGCAGGCGTTTGACGTATTGGCAGATGGCGGGATTGATCCTGTGCGGCAATTGGCGATGGTGCGCCTGCTGGCCAAAGCTTCCGGTTCGCTCGGCATGTGCGGCGGGCAGGCTATCGATCTGGCAAGTGTGGGTTTGAATTTGTCGCTGGAAGAATTGGAACAGATGCATCGCTTGAAAACCGGTGCCTTGCTGCGCGTATCGGTATTGCTGGGCGCACTCGCCGGCAAATCTTTATCCGCAGAAGAAACACAGGCGCTGGACAGTTATGCGGCTGCCATCGGCCTGGCATTTCAGGTAGTGGACGATGTGCTGGATGCGACTGCAGATTCAGCCACGCTGGGTAAAACCGCTGGCAAGGATGCGGCAGACAACAAGCCGACGTACGTATCGATACTGGGTCTGGAACAATCGCGGACCCTGGCAGAAAAATTGCGCAACGATGCTCATCGTGCGCTGGAGCAGTTTGGAGAAAAAGCACGACGCTTGCGAGAGCTCGCAGACTTGATCGTGCAGCGGAAGGCCTAG